The genomic interval GGCAGTTCTGGAATGCGATGCGCACTCCGAAGTGCCGCTGGAGCGCGCCGCGTATCGCATCACTCGCGAGCGCGCGCAGCAGCTGACCACGTGCCTGCTCGTCCGGCGGCGGCGTCTGGTTGTCGGCGAACTGTCCGCCGTCGACCTTCAGCTGAGCCACCAGCGAGCTGATCATCTCCCATGCGAAGGGCAGGGAGGTCCGGACGCAGTCGACGAAGTCGGCTTCGTCGACCTCGCCTCGCTCGGCCTGTTCCAACAGCGCCGGTGAGACGTCGAGCGACATGGGTTCTCCTCTCGCGACCCCGGGCGATGGCCGGGGCCTTACGGGCAGGGAAGGGGGGCGGCGACGACGCAGCGTGCACGGACGGCGACCTCCTGCTTCCACGGTAAGCGCGCAGTCGGGGCCGCACCAGGAGATTGGGAACACAACCGGCCAATAACGAAGGGGCGCAAAGAGGGGCAAGCCCGCATCACCGTGTCGCGGTGTGCACCGAGTGACAGGGGCGACGGCTGGGGAAATCGCGTCGAGCCCCCGTCGTCGAGTAGCGTTGCCGACCATGCGTCTCGTCATCGCCCGTTGCTCCGTGGACTACGCGGGCCGGCTCACAGCCCACCTGCCCTCCGCCCCCCGACTGATCCTGGTGAAGGCGGACGGGAGCGTCTCCATCCACGCCGACGACCGGGCGTACAAACCGCTCAACTGGATGTCCCCGCCGTGCACCCTGAAGGAGGGCGCCGACGGTGAGGAAGGCGTCTGGACCGTGGTGAACAAGGCGGGCGAAAAACTGATCATCACGATGGAGGAAATCCTCCACGACTCGTCGTACGAGCTGGGCGTCGACCCGGGGCTCATCAAGGACGGCGTGGAAGCGCACCTCCAGGAGCTGCTCGCGGACCGGATGGAGATCCTCGGCGAGGGTCACACCCTGATCCGCCGCGAATACCCCACCGCCATCGGGCCGGTGGACATCCTGTGCCGGGACGCGAACGGGCAGACGGTGGCCGTGGAGCTGAAGCGGCGCGGTGACATCGACGGCGTGGAGCAGCTGACGCGCTATCTGGAGCTGCTGAACCGCGACCCGCACCTCGCGCCGGTCCGGGGCGTCTTCGCCGCGCAGGAGATCAAGCCGCAGGCCCGGGTGCTGGCGACGGACCGCGGCATCGGCTGCCTGGTCCTGGACTACAACGCGATGCGGGGCATCGAGGACGACAAGCTGCGGCTGTTCTGAGCGACGGCGTCAACGAGGGCCGGGCGGCTCACGCGGAAGCGTGAGCCGCCCGGCCCTCGTACGTTCAGCCGTCCGGCCTGCTCAGACCGCCGGGTCGGTGGCCGCCTCGGACTCCGGGGCGCTCGCCTCCTCGGCGGGGCCGGCCGCCGAGGAGGAAGAGCCCTTTTCCGGGTCCGACGGGTCGTCGGTGGGTGTCTCGGTCGGTGGGGTCGTCGGCGTCTCGGTGGGCGGAGTCGTCGGCGGGGTGGTGGGCGGAGTCGTCGGCGGCTTGGTGGGCTCGGTCGGCTCGCCGCTCGGCGTCGGCTCGCTCGGGGAGCTGCTCCCGTCGTCCGTCGGGTCGTCCGTCCCCGGCGGCGTACCGTCCGACGTGGAGGCGCTCGGGGACGGGGAGCCGGAGGTGCTCGGGCTCGCGGAGTCCGAGGCGCTCGGAGTCGCGGCCGTCTCACCGCCGGTGGTCTCCCCGGCCGGGACGGAGCCGTCCTCCGACTCCTTGGGGGGCAGGCCGTCGTCGGTCGGGTCCTCGGTGGCCGTCTGCTCGGTGGTGACGTTGCGGCTGCCCGGCTCGTCGCCGTCGCCCGCGGTGACGCCGAGCGTGACGACGGTGCCGAGCACCGCGATCAGCACGGCGCCCGCGCCCGCGGCGGCCAGGTTGCGCCGGGCGCCGCCCAGGACGGCCCGGCCGGTCCCCTTGCGGGCGGCGGGGCCGGGCGGCAGCGAGGAGACGACCGTGGGCTGCTCCTCGGCCGGCTGCCGCAGGAACACCGGTGCGCCCGGGAACCCGCCGGGAGGTGTGCCCGGACCGTCCTGGCGCACCGCGGGCACCTCGTCGCCCGATGCGGTGCGGCCGAGGGGGGCGAAGTCGCCGGAGCGGTCCGCGACCAGGGCGAGCGCGCGGCGTCCGGCCACGGCCCCGGACCTGTCGGCGAGGGCGCCGCGCATCCCGATCGAGGTCTCCAGCTCGGTCCTGGCCCGGTCCGGATTGCCGGTGCAGAGCGCGAGGACGCCCAACTCGTGGTGGAAATAGGCCTCCTCGGCGACCTCGCCGGCGATCCTGGCGGCCTCCTGGCCGATCCTGAGGGCCCGCTCCCAGGCCCCCCAGCCCAGGCCCGCCGCGAAGGCCGGGGAGGCGCCGCGGGCCAGCAGGACGGCGGCGCTGGCCGCTCCCGCCTCGTCGCCCGGGACCAGCCGGCCCAGGGAGGCGACGATCGCGTCCGCCTCGGCGACGGCCCGTTCCGGGGTGACCGAGGGGTGCGAGGCCCACCAGGCGTAGTGCTGGGCGGCGGTACGGGCGTGGGCGGCCGCGTCGTCCTCGTATCCGGCCGCCGCGAGCTGGGCGAGGACTCCGGCGGCGAGGCGGTAGCGGGGGCCGGCCGGCGAGAGCAGGCCGCAGCCCGCGAGCTCGCCGAGCGCGGCGTCCGCGTGGGTGTCGCCCACGAGCGCCGGCAGATGGGCCTGGTGGGGCACCTCGCCGCCGAGGGCGACGGCGAAGCGCAGGGTGGCACGGGCCGCCTCGCTGAGCCGGGAGGCGAGCAGCGCGGCGGGCGCGGCTCCCTCACCGAGGCTCGGCAGCGGGACGTCGAGGGCTTCGGCGGCGAGCGTCGCGGGGGCCGGCGGCGCGTCGTCCGCGCGTGGCTCGAAGTAGTCGTACTCGTCGAAGGCTTCGGGGCCGGCGCGCAGCCGGTCGCGCTGTACGAGGAGCGATCCGGCCTGGACGAAGCGGAGCGGCAGGCCCTCGGACTCGAACCAGAGGTCGCCCGCCCAGTTCCGCTCATCCTCCGTGAGGGGGCGTTCGACGACCTTCTCCAGCAGGGCCAGCGAGGCGCCGCGGCCGAGGCCGGCGAGGAGCACCTCCTCCAGATGGGCGTCGACGCCGGGGGCGGTGACGCCGGAGGTGGAGCCGTCCGGTGTGGCGGCGAGCAGGAAGGCGCACTCGGGGGTGGCGGCGAGCAGTTCGTCGAGGGCCGCTCCACCGATCTCCAGGTCGTCGATGGTGACGACGGCGCCGATGGACCGGACGAGCGCGAGCAGTTCGTCGCGGTCGGGGCGGTGGTTCGGGGCCTTGTACACGGTGTCGAAGAGGGCGTGCAGCAGATCGGCGCCGGTGCGGCCCCGGCCGTTGAGCCGGACGACTCCGTCGGGGGCCAGCTCCGCGCAGTCGGCGGCGACGGCGTCCAGCAGCGCGGTGCGGCCGGACCCGGCCTGACCGGTGAGGCGGACGCTGCGACCGCGCGCCAGCAGGCGGACCAGCCGTTCGCGCTCCTCCTCGCGTTCCAGGAGAGGCGGTTGCGGGGCGGGCGGCCCCGCGGGCACCGGGGGCGCTCCGGCGCGTTCGTGGTCGGCGCGTTCGGCGGGGGTGCGGCGGACCGGGGCGTCGGGGCCCGAGCCGGGCGGGCAGGACTCGACCTCGCTGCCGTCGACGGGGTTGACGGTGAGCAGCAGGTCGCCGACGGTCAGCTGGACGACGCGGACCTGCTGCGGTGTCCCCGGGCCGAAGTCGGCGCCGCCGGATTCGCGGGACGGCCGGCGGTGGCCGGGCTCACCGCCGGAGCGGTCGTGGCCCTGCCCGTACTCATCGGGTGCCCGGTGTGTCGGGTCCATCGCAAAGTCCCCCAAGACGCGTCGTGCGCGGTTGCCCCTCCCGGCCTCACACGCGCCCCGCTGTCGCTTCCGGTCCGGTGTCCGCCCATGGGTTCGTTGTCATTCGGCGGACGGCCGAACCCTAGACCTTGGCACAGTATTCACGAACCGCCGGGGTGCCACGCCGTCCAGGACGTCACGTTCCGGTGAGGATTGCGTGACTTCTTCCGCCGGGTGCGGTCCGTCCGGCCGTCCGGGACCCTGCGGACGGCGCGCGGCCGTCCGGATCCCGGCGGGGCGGGCGGCCGCCCGCACGTCCTCAGACGCGCGGCAGCGACTCGGCGGCGATGCCGCCCTCGATGGCCAGGATGCGGTGCAGCCGGGTGGCCACCAGGAGGCGCTGCATCTGTGGCGGCACGCCGCGCAGCACGAGGCGGCGTCCGGCCCGTCCCGCCCGGCGGTGGGCCCCCATGATGACGCCGAGTCCGGTGGCGTCCCAGGAGTCCAGCTCGGTCAGGTCCAGCACGAGGTCGCCGACTCCGTCGTCCACGGCCGAGTGCAGGACCGTACGGGCGTCCGCCGCGCTTCGGACGTCGAGGCGGCCCCCGACGACCAGCTCGGCGTGGTCGCCCCTGATGTGCATATGCGCTCCCCGGTCATGCTCCGTAGAAGATCCGTCTGTCTGCTCTGCCGTCGGCCGACCGTGCCGCCGTCGGCCCTGTGTCGAAGGCGCTGCCTCCGCCATGCGTGGCGCCCTGTCTCTGCCACCACTGACTGTCGCGACGACAGGGAAGTTGCCGTCTGTAAGCGAACCGATATCGAATTCACTCGGTGGAGTGACTCCGGTTCGCCGGGGACCGGTACCCGCCGGGTAGAATCCCCGGCTCCCCCGGCCCGGACGGTGGCGGGCCGGCGGGCCGAGGAGCCGGGTCCGGTCAGTACGTGTAGAAGCCCTGCCCGCTCTTGCGTCCGATGTCACCTGCGTCGACCATCCGGCGCATCAGCTCCGGAGCGGCGAACTTCTCGTCCTGCGACTCGGTGTAGATGTTGCCGGTGGCGTGCAGGAGGATGTCGACGCCGGTCAGGTCCGCGGTGGCGAGCGGGCCCATGGCGTGGCCGAAGCCCAGCTTGCAGGCGATGTCGATGTCCTCGGCCGAGGCGACGCCCGACTCGTACAGCTTGGCGGCCTCGACGACGAGCGCCGAGATCAGCCGGGTGGTGACGAAGCCGGCCACGTCACGGTTGACGACGATGCACGTCTTGCCGACCGACTCGGCGAACTCCCGGGCGGTGGCGAGGGTTTCGTCGCTGGTCTTGTAGCCGCGCACCAGCTCGCAGAGCTGCATCATCGGGACCGGCGAGAAGAAGTGCACGCCGACGACGCGTTCCGGACGCTCCGTCACGGCCGCGATCTTGGTGATCGGGATGGCGGAGGTGTTGGACGCGAGGACGGTGTTCTCGCCGACGACCTTGTCCAGGGCCCGGAAGATCTCGTGCTTGACTTCCAGCTTCTCGAAGACGGCTTCCACGACGACGTCCGCGTCGGCGACGGCGTCGAGGTCGGTGGTCGTGGTGATGCGGGCGAGCGCGGCCTCGGCGTCGGCCGTGTCCAGCTTGCCCTTGGAGACGAACCTGTCGTACGAGGCCTTGATGCCGTCACGGCCCCGGGTCAGCGCGGCGTCGGTGACGTCCCGCAGCACGACGTCCCAGCCCGCCTGGGCGGAGACCTGCGCGATCCCGGATCCCATGAGTCCGGCCCCGATGACGGCAAGCTTCCTGGCCACGTTCGCACCCCTTGGTCTCTGTTCGCCCGTGCCCGATTGTTCACGGCGGTTCACATGCTCTCCGGCGGAGGTTAGTACCCGTCGGGCGCGCTGGGGCGGCGAAGAGATGCGCGTCACGTCTCAGATGACGGACATCACACCGGGACGCGTCATTCGGCTCCGCTTCGCGCGTAGTTGAGGGCCTGGTCGCCGAGCAGCCGCCGCCGCGGCCGTGACAGTGGGCACACGGGCCTCCCGGCGGGCCGGAGCGTAACTACGCTGGGCCCATGGTCAATCTGACGCGCATCTACACCCGGACCGGCGACCAGGGCACCACGGCCCTCGGCGACATGAGCCGCACCGCCAAGACCGATCTGCGGATCTCGGCGTACGCGGACGCCAACGAGGCCAACGCGGCGATCGGCGCGGCCATCGCGCTGGGGCAGCTGCCCGAGGAGCTGGTGAAGGTCCTCGTACGCGTCCAGAACGACCTCTTCGACGTGGGCGCGGACCTGTGCACCCCGGTGATCGAGGACCCGAAGTATCCGCCCCTGCGGGTCGAGCAGTCCTACATCGACAAGCTGGAGGCGGACTGCGACACCTTCCTGGAGGAGCTGGAGAAGCTGCGCAGCTTCATCCTCCCCGGCGGTACGCCCGGCGCGGCCCTGCTGCACCAGGCGTGCACCGTGGTGCGGCGCGCCGAGCGGTCCACCTGGGCAGCGCTGGAGGTGCACGGGGAGTCGATGAACACCCTGACCGCCACCTACCTCAACCGCCTCTCCGACCTCCTGTTCATCCTGGCGCGGAGCGCGAACAAGGAGGTCGGGGACGTGCTGTGGGTGCCGGGCGGCGAGCGGTAGGCCTACAGCCTGTCGGCCGGCTCCCGTTCCGTCACCGCGTCCTTCGGAGCCTGCTTCGGGAACAGCGTGTAGCCCCCGGCGATGATCAGGTTGATGCCGATGACCAGCCCCATCTTCTGCTGCCAGCCACGCAGCGAGCTGATCTCCCCGCCGGAGCCGACGTACCAGACGGCTGCCTGGAGCAGGCCCAGCGCGACCGCCGCGGCGAGGATCCAGCGGGCGACGATGCGCCACTCGTGGGCGGCGCGCGCCATGCCGTACTTCGGCGGCTTCACCGGCGGCGGGCCGCCGAACCAGCGGTGGGCGACGCGGGCGTCCACCCACTTGATGGTGGAGTGGCCCAGACCCACCGTGAAGCCGATGTAGACGGCGGCCAGGCCGTGCTTCCAGTCCGGTTCGGCCCCGTTCTTCAGATCGATGGCCGTCACCACCAGCAGCACGACTTCCAGCAGCGGCTCGCACAGCAGCACCGCCGCGCCGAGCTTCGGTTTCCTCGCGACGTACCGCAGGGCGAGCCCGGCGGCCAGCAGAACCCAGAATGCGACCTCGCAGGCCACGACCAGTAGGGCGATCACGACTCTCTCCTCCCGTTCCCTTCCAGCCTCCCGGCCGCCGGGCGCGGACACGTCGTCGGCAGTGACGAAACGGGACTGCATCCTTCGATGTACTCGCGGATCGGCCCGCGAAGGGAGGTCCGGGGGCGGCGGTGCGTGTTGGATGGAGAGGTGCTCACCTCGATCCGCCCCGACCGCGACGCGGTGGCCCTGGCCGTCTCCGGGCTGCTCGGCGGGCTGCTCCTGTGGCTGCTGGGCCTGCACACCCAGGGCGGCCGCCCCTTCGCCGCCCCCTGGGTCTCCCTCGTACCGATGACCGTGATGGCCGCGATGGAGCTGCTGCGCCGCAGCGCCCCGCGGACCGCGTTGACCGTCGGCACGGTCATGCTCGTCGCGGACCAGTTCACCCGGGGCAATCTGGTGACCATCCTGATGTTCTCGGACATCATGTACGCGGCCGTGCTGTACGGGACCCCGGCCGCGGCCCGCCGGATCCCGGTGGCCACGCTCCTGATCACCGTCGCGAGCACGGTCGGCTTCCTGTCCTGGTTCCGCCGGCCCGAGGCGCTGCTGATCGGCGTCGTCACGGGGCTGGTCTCCTTCATGCCCGCGATCACCGGCGTCGTCGTGCGCAACCACCGCGTCGCCGCCGAGGCCGCCCGGCTGGCCGCCCGCCAGACCGCGCGGCTCGCCGAGATGGACCGGACGCAGGCGGTGGTCGCAGAGCGCGCCCGGATGGCGAGGGAGCTGCACGACATGGTGGCCAACCACCTCTCCGCCGTGGCGATCCACTCCACGGCGGCCCTCTCCATCGACGACCCGGATACCTCCCGGAACGCCCTGAAGGTGATCCGGGAGAACAGCGTCGAGGGGCTGTCGGAGATGCGCCGGCTGATCGGGCTGCTGCGGGAGGGCGGCGAGGACGACGCCCCGGCGGCGGCCCCGACGCTCGCGTCCCTGGACGTGCTCGTCGAGCAGACGAACGTCAACGGGACGTCCAGCGGGCTGGTCTGCACCCTGGAGGACGCCGGGAAGGCGGTGTCCGCCGCGCTGCCGACGCCGGTCGAGCTGGCCGCGTACAGGATCGTGCAGGAGTCCCTGACCAATGCCCTCAAACACGCGGCGCCGGGCCCGGTCGTGGTGCGGCTCGCCCACGGCGACGGGGTGCTGACGATCGAGGTGACCAGTGTGTTCGGCAGCCGCCCCGGTCCGACGGCGCCCGGTTCGGGAGCGGGCCTGGTGGGCATGCGGGAGCGGGTGGCGCTGCTCGGCGGGGCGTTCGACGCCGGGGCCGAGCCGGGCGACGACGGCGACGGAACCAAGATCTGGCGGGTGCGGGCTCAACTGCCCGCGACGGAAGGAACGATGCGGGAATGACGATCCGGGTACTGGTCGCCGAGGACCAGTCGGCGGTGCGCGCGGGGCTGGTGCTGATCCTCTCCAGCGCGCCGGACATCGAGGTCGTCGGAGAGGCGGGGGACGGCGAGGCTGCGGTGCGCCTGGCGCGTGAACTCCGCCCGGACCTGGTGCTGATGGATGTGCAGATGCCGCGCCTCGACGGGGTGGCGGCGACGCGGCAGGTGGTCGATGAGGGGCTCGCGGACGTCCTGGTGCTGACCACGTTCGATCTGGACGAGTACGTCTTCGGGGCGCTGCGCGCGGGGGCCTCCGGCTTTCTGCTGAAGAACACCGACGCCCGCGATCTGCTGGAGGCGGTACGGACGGTGGCGCGCGGCGAGGGGCTGATCGCCCCGGCCGTGACCCGGCGGCTGATCGCGGAGTTCGCCGGGGCGTCAGCCGTACGCGGCCGGGGGGCGGCCGATCCGGCGGTGCTGGACGCGCTCACCCGGCGCGAGCGCGAGGTGCTGGGGTGCCTGGGCGAGGGCCTGTCGAACGCGGAGATCGCGCTGCGCCTCTCGATGGCCGAGGCCACGGTGAAGACCCACGTCAGCAGGGTGCTGGGCAAGCTGGAGCTGCGCAGCCGGGTTCAGGCGGCGGTTCTGGCGCAGGAGTTGGGGTTTCGAGCCACGTCCTGATCTTTGGTCCAGACCTCTTGACGATTGGTCCAGACCTTCCTACTGTCACCGTCACACACTGCGGTGAGTACGAGAACACCTGTACTCAGGGCGGCGCAGGGTTTGCAGTCCACGAATCATCCCCGTTTGTTGGACCTCACCCGAGGAGCTCCGTTGAGCACAGAATCCCCCCAACGCCGATCCAGATTTCGATGGGTCGCCGCACGCAGCGGCCGGTCCAAGGTCATCGCGGGCCTGACCGCGCTGGTCGTGCCGCTGGCCGCGATGGTGGGGCTCGCGACCCCCGCCACGGCAGCCACGTCGGCCACCGCCACGTACACCAAGAAGTCGGACTGGGGCAGCGGCTTCGAGGGCCAGTGGACGGTGAAGAACACCGGCACCACCGCGCTCTCCTCCTGGACCATCGAGTGGGACTTCCCCTCGGGCACCTCGGCGGGCTCC from Streptomyces sp. CA-278952 carries:
- a CDS encoding SCO5389 family protein, whose product is MSLDVSPALLEQAERGEVDEADFVDCVRTSLPFAWEMISSLVAQLKVDGGQFADNQTPPPDEQARGQLLRALASDAIRGALQRHFGVRIAFQNCHRVAVFPLDASVDDRLAKFTSVRGQLLNQSPGLRDC
- a CDS encoding cob(I)yrinic acid a,c-diamide adenosyltransferase → MVNLTRIYTRTGDQGTTALGDMSRTAKTDLRISAYADANEANAAIGAAIALGQLPEELVKVLVRVQNDLFDVGADLCTPVIEDPKYPPLRVEQSYIDKLEADCDTFLEELEKLRSFILPGGTPGAALLHQACTVVRRAERSTWAALEVHGESMNTLTATYLNRLSDLLFILARSANKEVGDVLWVPGGER
- a CDS encoding ATP-binding protein, which codes for MDPTHRAPDEYGQGHDRSGGEPGHRRPSRESGGADFGPGTPQQVRVVQLTVGDLLLTVNPVDGSEVESCPPGSGPDAPVRRTPAERADHERAGAPPVPAGPPAPQPPLLEREEERERLVRLLARGRSVRLTGQAGSGRTALLDAVAADCAELAPDGVVRLNGRGRTGADLLHALFDTVYKAPNHRPDRDELLALVRSIGAVVTIDDLEIGGAALDELLAATPECAFLLAATPDGSTSGVTAPGVDAHLEEVLLAGLGRGASLALLEKVVERPLTEDERNWAGDLWFESEGLPLRFVQAGSLLVQRDRLRAGPEAFDEYDYFEPRADDAPPAPATLAAEALDVPLPSLGEGAAPAALLASRLSEAARATLRFAVALGGEVPHQAHLPALVGDTHADAALGELAGCGLLSPAGPRYRLAAGVLAQLAAAGYEDDAAAHARTAAQHYAWWASHPSVTPERAVAEADAIVASLGRLVPGDEAGAASAAVLLARGASPAFAAGLGWGAWERALRIGQEAARIAGEVAEEAYFHHELGVLALCTGNPDRARTELETSIGMRGALADRSGAVAGRRALALVADRSGDFAPLGRTASGDEVPAVRQDGPGTPPGGFPGAPVFLRQPAEEQPTVVSSLPPGPAARKGTGRAVLGGARRNLAAAGAGAVLIAVLGTVVTLGVTAGDGDEPGSRNVTTEQTATEDPTDDGLPPKESEDGSVPAGETTGGETAATPSASDSASPSTSGSPSPSASTSDGTPPGTDDPTDDGSSSPSEPTPSGEPTEPTKPPTTPPTTPPTTPPTETPTTPPTETPTDDPSDPEKGSSSSAAGPAEEASAPESEAATDPAV
- the nucS gene encoding endonuclease NucS, coding for MRLVIARCSVDYAGRLTAHLPSAPRLILVKADGSVSIHADDRAYKPLNWMSPPCTLKEGADGEEGVWTVVNKAGEKLIITMEEILHDSSYELGVDPGLIKDGVEAHLQELLADRMEILGEGHTLIRREYPTAIGPVDILCRDANGQTVAVELKRRGDIDGVEQLTRYLELLNRDPHLAPVRGVFAAQEIKPQARVLATDRGIGCLVLDYNAMRGIEDDKLRLF
- a CDS encoding sensor histidine kinase; the protein is MLTSIRPDRDAVALAVSGLLGGLLLWLLGLHTQGGRPFAAPWVSLVPMTVMAAMELLRRSAPRTALTVGTVMLVADQFTRGNLVTILMFSDIMYAAVLYGTPAAARRIPVATLLITVASTVGFLSWFRRPEALLIGVVTGLVSFMPAITGVVVRNHRVAAEAARLAARQTARLAEMDRTQAVVAERARMARELHDMVANHLSAVAIHSTAALSIDDPDTSRNALKVIRENSVEGLSEMRRLIGLLREGGEDDAPAAAPTLASLDVLVEQTNVNGTSSGLVCTLEDAGKAVSAALPTPVELAAYRIVQESLTNALKHAAPGPVVVRLAHGDGVLTIEVTSVFGSRPGPTAPGSGAGLVGMRERVALLGGAFDAGAEPGDDGDGTKIWRVRAQLPATEGTMRE
- a CDS encoding STAS domain-containing protein encodes the protein MHIRGDHAELVVGGRLDVRSAADARTVLHSAVDDGVGDLVLDLTELDSWDATGLGVIMGAHRRAGRAGRRLVLRGVPPQMQRLLVATRLHRILAIEGGIAAESLPRV
- a CDS encoding response regulator translates to MTIRVLVAEDQSAVRAGLVLILSSAPDIEVVGEAGDGEAAVRLARELRPDLVLMDVQMPRLDGVAATRQVVDEGLADVLVLTTFDLDEYVFGALRAGASGFLLKNTDARDLLEAVRTVARGEGLIAPAVTRRLIAEFAGASAVRGRGAADPAVLDALTRREREVLGCLGEGLSNAEIALRLSMAEATVKTHVSRVLGKLELRSRVQAAVLAQELGFRATS
- a CDS encoding 3-hydroxyacyl-CoA dehydrogenase family protein, which encodes MARKLAVIGAGLMGSGIAQVSAQAGWDVVLRDVTDAALTRGRDGIKASYDRFVSKGKLDTADAEAALARITTTTDLDAVADADVVVEAVFEKLEVKHEIFRALDKVVGENTVLASNTSAIPITKIAAVTERPERVVGVHFFSPVPMMQLCELVRGYKTSDETLATAREFAESVGKTCIVVNRDVAGFVTTRLISALVVEAAKLYESGVASAEDIDIACKLGFGHAMGPLATADLTGVDILLHATGNIYTESQDEKFAAPELMRRMVDAGDIGRKSGQGFYTY